In Microbacterium lushaniae, the following are encoded in one genomic region:
- a CDS encoding NAD-dependent epimerase/dehydratase family protein: MSSRRILFLGGSGVISTSCVRAAVAAGHDVTVLNRGRSPRALPGDVRELVVDVRDAEAVTAALAGAEFDVVADFLSFVPAHVQTALTVAGERAGQYIFISSASAYQKPPARVPVTESTPLRNPFWQYSRDKIACEDLLVAAYRDRGLPVTIVRPSHTYDATLLPTMGGWTDVARLRAGKPVVVHGDGTTQWTLTHSDDFAVAFTGLLGNRAALGEAFTITGTHAPTWNQIYTWLAEAAGVADPQLVHIASETIAAWDPDLGPGLLGDNAHSMVFDNAKVTALVPAFATTITFDEGARRILAWFDTHPEQQQVNERRDALFDRMIAHARAAGA; this comes from the coding sequence GTGAGCTCTCGACGCATCCTCTTCCTCGGCGGTTCCGGTGTCATCAGCACGTCCTGCGTGCGCGCAGCCGTCGCGGCAGGTCACGACGTGACCGTCCTCAACCGCGGTCGGAGTCCGCGAGCGCTGCCCGGCGACGTGCGGGAGCTCGTCGTCGACGTGCGCGACGCCGAGGCGGTGACCGCGGCGCTCGCGGGTGCCGAGTTCGACGTCGTCGCCGATTTCCTCTCCTTCGTCCCCGCGCACGTGCAGACGGCGCTCACGGTCGCCGGTGAGCGCGCCGGGCAGTACATCTTCATCAGTTCCGCCTCGGCCTACCAGAAGCCCCCGGCACGCGTACCCGTGACCGAATCCACCCCCCTGCGCAATCCGTTCTGGCAGTACTCGCGCGACAAGATCGCGTGCGAAGACCTTCTGGTCGCGGCGTACCGGGACCGCGGCCTTCCGGTCACGATCGTGCGCCCATCGCACACGTACGACGCCACTCTGCTGCCCACGATGGGCGGGTGGACCGACGTGGCACGCCTGCGCGCCGGCAAGCCCGTCGTGGTCCACGGCGACGGCACGACGCAGTGGACGCTGACGCACAGCGATGACTTCGCCGTCGCCTTCACGGGGCTCCTGGGCAACCGCGCGGCCCTCGGCGAGGCCTTCACGATCACCGGCACGCACGCGCCCACGTGGAACCAGATCTACACGTGGCTCGCCGAGGCGGCCGGCGTCGCGGACCCGCAACTCGTCCACATCGCCAGCGAGACGATCGCGGCGTGGGACCCCGACCTCGGTCCGGGGCTCCTCGGAGACAATGCCCATTCGATGGTGTTCGACAACGCCAAGGTCACGGCCCTGGTGCCTGCGTTCGCCACGACGATCACGTTCGACGAGGGGGCCCGGCGCATCCTGGCCTGGTTCGACACGCACCCCGAACAGCAGCAGGTGAACGAGCGACGCGACGCGCTTTTCGACCGGATGATCGCCCACGCGCGCGCCGCCGGCGCCTGA
- a CDS encoding FAD-binding protein, translating into MNTTELSARVNGALVRPGDAGWDQARLFHSGIGEPDLIVRAAAVEDVRAAVAYAAAHDLPIGVRGGGHSAWGTVPGVS; encoded by the coding sequence ATGAATACGACAGAGCTCTCGGCGCGCGTGAACGGCGCGCTCGTCCGGCCCGGCGACGCCGGCTGGGATCAGGCGCGGCTGTTCCACTCGGGCATCGGTGAGCCCGACCTCATCGTGCGCGCCGCCGCGGTGGAGGACGTGCGCGCAGCGGTGGCCTACGCCGCCGCGCACGACCTGCCCATCGGAGTCCGCGGCGGCGGGCACAGTGCGTGGGGCACCGTCCCGGGGGTGTCGTGA
- a CDS encoding response regulator transcription factor: protein MNAAASPSALTRPDGTPLRVLVVDDEQMLTDLLSMALRMEGWDVRTASSGLQALQAARDFAPDAMVLDIMMPDLDGMSVLQRLRHSGNDVPVLFLTAKDAVADRVAGLTAGGDDYVTKPFSLEEVVARLRGLMRRAGTATAGDAEPILRVADLSLNEDSHEVFRGDDEIELTATEFELLRYLMRNQRRVVSKAQILDRVWHYDFGGRSSVVELYISYLRKKVDQGREPLIHTVRGVGYMIKAPQ from the coding sequence ATGAACGCGGCTGCTTCTCCCTCCGCCCTGACCCGACCCGATGGCACTCCGCTGCGCGTTCTCGTCGTCGACGATGAGCAGATGCTCACCGACCTCCTCTCGATGGCATTGCGCATGGAGGGCTGGGACGTGCGCACGGCCTCGTCCGGGCTGCAAGCCCTGCAGGCCGCCCGCGACTTCGCCCCCGACGCCATGGTGCTGGACATCATGATGCCCGACCTCGACGGGATGTCGGTGCTGCAGCGCCTGCGCCACTCCGGCAACGACGTGCCGGTGCTGTTCCTGACGGCCAAGGATGCGGTGGCCGACCGCGTCGCCGGTCTCACCGCCGGCGGCGACGACTACGTCACCAAGCCCTTCAGCCTGGAGGAGGTCGTGGCCCGGCTGCGCGGTCTCATGCGCCGCGCGGGGACGGCCACCGCGGGGGACGCCGAGCCGATCCTGCGCGTGGCCGATCTGTCGCTGAACGAGGACAGCCATGAGGTGTTCCGCGGCGACGACGAGATCGAGCTGACCGCGACGGAGTTCGAGCTGCTGCGCTACCTCATGCGCAACCAGCGGAGGGTCGTCTCCAAGGCGCAGATCCTCGACCGCGTGTGGCACTACGACTTCGGCGGCCGCTCCAGCGTCGTGGAGCTGTACATCTCCTACCTGCGCAAGAAGGTCGATCAGGGCCGGGAGCCCCTCATCCACACCGTGCGCGGCGTCGGCTACATGATCAAAGCGCCGCAGTGA
- a CDS encoding FAD-binding oxidoreductase — translation MIDLAELRDIRVDPATRRVSVGGGATWGDVARTLAGEGLGISSGDTASVGVGGLTLGGGIGWMVRAWGLAADQLVGAQVVTASGEVVEASATEHPDLFWALRGGGGNVGVVTRFDFVAHALNDVVFATLRVSGDAAATLRALRDLMRDAPPQFTVTYMDVPAMDPNAPAGAGITVCGIDTDVAATRSFLEPVLAVPGVSAEEIAVRSYPDVLMEMPGYDPDQPPPGFVGGNTLLAELDDDVVDALVGFRATRPAAVLFLRSLGGAYGDVAPADTPFPARSATWFAMAGAFDVPGLLDAAGVAAAEREWAAIEAHGLARYANFSVSTDPEWARRMYPEPVWSRLAAIKRTWDPGNLFRRNHNVPPASADGTS, via the coding sequence GTGATCGACCTCGCGGAGCTCCGCGACATCCGCGTCGACCCGGCGACGCGCCGGGTGTCGGTGGGCGGAGGAGCGACCTGGGGCGACGTCGCCCGCACCCTCGCGGGGGAGGGGCTCGGGATCAGCTCGGGCGACACCGCGTCCGTGGGCGTGGGGGGACTGACCCTGGGCGGCGGGATCGGCTGGATGGTGCGGGCGTGGGGGCTCGCGGCCGACCAGCTAGTCGGCGCGCAGGTGGTGACCGCGTCGGGCGAGGTCGTGGAGGCCTCGGCCACGGAGCATCCCGATCTCTTCTGGGCCTTGCGCGGCGGCGGCGGCAACGTCGGCGTCGTCACGCGGTTCGACTTCGTCGCGCATGCACTGAACGACGTCGTCTTCGCCACGCTGCGCGTCTCCGGCGACGCGGCCGCGACCCTTCGGGCGCTGCGCGATCTCATGCGCGACGCGCCGCCGCAGTTCACGGTGACGTACATGGACGTGCCGGCGATGGATCCCAACGCCCCGGCCGGGGCGGGGATCACGGTGTGCGGCATCGACACCGATGTCGCGGCCACGCGATCCTTTTTGGAGCCCGTGCTGGCGGTGCCGGGTGTCTCGGCGGAGGAGATCGCGGTGCGCTCCTATCCCGATGTGCTGATGGAGATGCCCGGCTATGACCCCGACCAACCGCCACCGGGGTTCGTCGGCGGCAACACGCTGCTCGCGGAGCTCGATGACGACGTCGTCGACGCGCTCGTCGGCTTTCGCGCGACGCGGCCGGCAGCGGTGCTGTTCCTGCGCTCGCTGGGAGGCGCCTACGGCGACGTGGCCCCCGCGGATACGCCCTTCCCGGCCCGTTCGGCCACGTGGTTCGCCATGGCCGGGGCCTTCGATGTGCCGGGACTGCTCGATGCGGCGGGTGTCGCCGCGGCCGAACGCGAGTGGGCGGCCATCGAGGCGCACGGGCTGGCGCGGTACGCCAACTTCAGCGTGTCGACCGATCCGGAATGGGCCCGGCGGATGTATCCGGAACCGGTCTGGTCGCGTCTGGCGGCGATCAAGCGGACGTGGGATCCGGGCAATCTGTTCCGCCGCAACCACAACGTGCCGCCCGCGAGCGCGGACGGCACGTCGTGA
- a CDS encoding FAD:protein FMN transferase — MPPAPRAVWAFEAIGTRWSVETAAPLAPAVRSRVEGIVDAFDRTWSRFRPDSLVTGLARSGGAVPLPADAPAMLDVYTALDTATGGAVNPLVGDALVRLGYGAGYPLSSAADPVPAPAGWRRSLTWEGGRLALDAPAMIDVGAVGKGRLVDLVLAAVQESGAADVLVDASGDLAVRGAAHRIGLEHPFDPRRAIGVIEVADAALCASGVTRRAWGDGLHHVLDARTGAPVRAYAATWAVADTALRADALATALFFEGGPELAAAWGGQWVRMRTDGRVEWSPGSTAELFS, encoded by the coding sequence ATGCCGCCGGCCCCGCGCGCGGTCTGGGCGTTCGAGGCGATCGGCACGCGCTGGTCGGTCGAGACCGCAGCGCCCCTGGCGCCCGCGGTGCGATCCCGTGTCGAGGGCATCGTGGACGCCTTCGACCGGACGTGGTCGCGCTTCCGTCCCGATTCCCTCGTGACCGGACTGGCGCGCTCGGGCGGCGCGGTGCCCCTTCCCGCGGATGCTCCGGCGATGCTCGACGTGTACACCGCGCTCGACACCGCCACCGGCGGGGCCGTCAACCCGCTCGTCGGCGACGCGCTGGTCCGCCTGGGATACGGCGCCGGGTACCCCCTGTCCTCCGCGGCCGACCCGGTGCCCGCGCCGGCGGGCTGGCGCCGCAGCCTCACGTGGGAGGGCGGCCGGCTCGCCCTCGATGCCCCGGCGATGATCGACGTCGGAGCGGTGGGGAAGGGGCGCCTGGTCGATCTCGTGCTGGCTGCGGTGCAGGAGTCGGGGGCGGCGGACGTGCTGGTGGATGCCTCCGGTGATCTCGCGGTGCGCGGCGCCGCGCACCGCATCGGGCTGGAGCATCCGTTCGATCCCCGCCGTGCGATCGGCGTCATCGAAGTGGCCGACGCCGCCCTGTGCGCCTCCGGCGTCACCCGCCGCGCGTGGGGCGACGGGCTCCATCACGTCCTGGACGCGCGGACCGGAGCGCCGGTGCGCGCGTACGCCGCCACATGGGCGGTGGCCGACACCGCGCTGCGCGCCGACGCACTGGCCACGGCGCTGTTCTTCGAGGGCGGGCCGGAGCTGGCCGCCGCGTGGGGCGGGCAGTGGGTGCGCATGCGCACCGACGGCCGCGTGGAGTGGTCGCCGGGAAGTACGGCAGAGTTGTTCTCGTGA
- the glmU gene encoding bifunctional UDP-N-acetylglucosamine diphosphorylase/glucosamine-1-phosphate N-acetyltransferase GlmU has protein sequence MTNDLAIVILAAGQGTRMRSRLPKVLHPLGGRPLVAHVLDNAAALDPVRIEVVVRHDRDRVVETINDVATGVHIVDQDEIPGTGRAVQVALADLGDFAGDVLVLSGDVPLLEASTLADLLATHRASGAAATILSARVDDPTGYGRIIRDAAGDVQRIVEQKDASDDEAAVAEINVGVYVFQAPALRSHLDLVGTANAQGERYLTDVVGLLRDSRLPVAAALAPDATAALGVNDRVQLAEAARILNARTVRRWQLEGVSVQDPATTWIDVDATLAPDVTVLPNTHILGATTIATGATVGPDTSLVDCEVGEDAVVRRTDATLAVIGARTNVGPFAFLRPNTTLAAGGKIGTFVETKNSSIGEGSKVPHLSYIGDTTIGRGVNLGAGAITANYDDLTKHRTEIGDEVHTGSHNVFVAPVRIEAGAKTGAGAVIRKDVPPGALALSVAPQRNVEGWVEKNRPGTGAASAAAGARAAQEAGDGSQEEDG, from the coding sequence ATGACGAATGATCTGGCCATCGTGATCCTCGCCGCCGGTCAAGGCACGCGCATGCGCTCGCGCCTGCCCAAGGTGCTGCATCCCCTCGGCGGGCGCCCGCTGGTGGCGCACGTGCTCGACAACGCCGCAGCCCTGGACCCGGTGCGGATCGAGGTCGTCGTCCGCCATGACCGCGACCGCGTGGTGGAGACCATCAACGACGTGGCCACCGGCGTGCACATCGTCGACCAGGACGAGATCCCCGGAACCGGCCGGGCCGTGCAGGTGGCCCTGGCCGACCTCGGCGACTTCGCCGGCGACGTCCTGGTGCTCAGCGGCGACGTGCCGCTCCTGGAGGCATCCACCCTCGCCGACCTCCTCGCGACCCACCGGGCGTCGGGGGCGGCGGCCACGATCCTCAGCGCGCGCGTGGACGACCCCACCGGGTACGGCCGCATCATCCGCGACGCCGCCGGCGACGTGCAGCGCATCGTCGAGCAGAAGGACGCCAGCGACGACGAGGCCGCCGTGGCGGAGATCAACGTCGGCGTGTACGTCTTCCAGGCGCCCGCGCTGCGCAGCCACCTCGACCTCGTGGGCACGGCGAACGCGCAGGGCGAGCGGTACCTGACCGACGTCGTGGGGCTGCTGCGGGACTCGCGGCTGCCGGTGGCCGCAGCCCTCGCCCCCGACGCCACCGCGGCGCTGGGCGTGAACGATCGCGTGCAGCTGGCCGAGGCCGCCCGCATCCTCAATGCCCGCACGGTGCGCCGCTGGCAGCTGGAGGGCGTGAGCGTGCAGGATCCGGCGACGACGTGGATCGACGTGGACGCCACCCTCGCCCCGGATGTCACGGTCCTGCCCAACACGCACATCCTGGGCGCGACGACCATCGCCACCGGTGCGACCGTGGGGCCGGACACGAGCCTCGTGGACTGCGAGGTGGGAGAGGACGCCGTCGTGCGGCGCACCGACGCCACCCTCGCCGTGATCGGTGCGCGCACGAACGTCGGGCCGTTCGCGTTCCTCCGCCCCAACACCACGCTCGCCGCCGGCGGCAAGATCGGCACCTTCGTCGAGACGAAGAACTCCTCGATCGGGGAGGGCAGCAAGGTGCCGCACCTGTCCTACATCGGCGACACCACGATCGGGCGCGGGGTGAACCTGGGTGCCGGCGCGATCACGGCGAACTACGACGATCTGACCAAGCACCGCACCGAGATCGGCGACGAGGTGCACACCGGCTCGCACAACGTGTTCGTGGCGCCGGTTAGAATCGAGGCAGGTGCAAAGACCGGGGCCGGCGCGGTGATCCGCAAGGACGTTCCCCCCGGCGCCCTGGCACTGAGCGTGGCCCCCCAGCGCAACGTCGAGGGGTGGGTCGAAAAGAACCGACCGGGCACGGGCGCGGCATCCGCCGCCGCCGGGGCCCGGGCTGCACAGGAAGCTGGCGATGGGTCGCAAGAAGAAGACGGTTGA
- a CDS encoding sensor histidine kinase encodes MTAIIGMVAVILAIIALSTAAILGQVLQENLDTSVRKAAEDVRLSPQSTAEEVLATGRFRDGTLLVTRTLGGGTTGAYVDGSDVRVLDQSQISDIVESVGGATSYTVELASLGDYRVATLEGRQVLAIVGLPLTEITGTLSQILATVAIVTTGGLLLLSAIIAVVIRIGLGPLRAVADTATRVAKVRMDSGDVSITERVPAQQADDSTEIGQVGAALNTLLDHVDASLTARQHNEELMRSFVADASHELRTPLTSIRGYSELSLRDPSLSPGTQAALERIQAQSLRMTALVEDLLLLARLDEGTEIVYGEVDLTRLAIEAVEDARPAGPDHRWVLDVEDEPVTLAGDTARLRQVADNLLANARTHTPPGTVVTVSVRREGEEAVLSVHDDGPGVDPAVADRLFERFSRGDASRARQTGGTGLGLSIARAIVEAHGGTIGVRSTPGDTTFEVRLPLRHAGTA; translated from the coding sequence ATGACCGCGATCATCGGGATGGTCGCGGTCATCCTGGCGATCATCGCGCTGTCCACCGCCGCCATCCTCGGCCAGGTGCTGCAGGAGAACCTCGACACGAGCGTGCGCAAGGCCGCGGAGGATGTGCGACTGAGCCCGCAGAGCACCGCCGAGGAGGTCCTGGCGACGGGCCGGTTCCGAGACGGGACGCTTCTGGTCACCCGGACGCTCGGCGGCGGCACCACCGGCGCGTACGTCGACGGCAGCGACGTACGCGTGCTGGATCAGTCGCAGATCTCCGACATCGTCGAATCCGTGGGCGGGGCCACGTCGTACACGGTCGAGCTGGCCTCCCTGGGCGACTACCGGGTCGCGACACTGGAGGGCCGGCAGGTGCTCGCGATCGTCGGGCTGCCGCTGACGGAGATCACCGGCACGCTGTCGCAGATCCTGGCCACCGTCGCCATCGTCACCACCGGCGGCCTGCTGCTGCTGTCGGCGATCATCGCCGTGGTCATCCGCATCGGGCTGGGCCCCCTGCGCGCGGTCGCCGACACCGCCACGCGCGTGGCGAAGGTGCGCATGGACTCCGGTGACGTCTCCATCACCGAGCGGGTGCCCGCCCAGCAGGCGGACGACAGCACCGAGATCGGACAGGTGGGCGCGGCCCTGAACACCCTGCTGGACCATGTGGATGCCTCGCTCACGGCCCGCCAGCACAACGAGGAGCTCATGCGCAGCTTCGTCGCCGACGCGAGCCACGAACTGCGCACCCCCCTCACCTCGATCCGGGGATACTCGGAACTGTCGCTGCGCGATCCGTCGCTCAGCCCCGGCACGCAGGCGGCGCTGGAGCGCATCCAGGCGCAGTCGCTGCGGATGACCGCACTGGTGGAGGACCTGCTGCTCCTGGCCCGCCTGGACGAGGGCACCGAGATCGTCTACGGCGAGGTCGACCTCACCCGCCTCGCCATCGAAGCCGTCGAGGACGCCCGCCCGGCCGGCCCCGACCATCGCTGGGTGCTCGACGTCGAGGACGAACCGGTCACGCTCGCCGGCGACACCGCGAGATTGCGTCAGGTCGCGGACAACCTGCTGGCCAACGCGCGCACGCACACGCCCCCCGGCACGGTCGTGACCGTCTCGGTGCGCCGGGAGGGCGAGGAGGCCGTGCTCAGCGTGCACGACGACGGGCCGGGCGTGGATCCGGCGGTGGCCGACCGGCTGTTCGAGCGGTTCTCGCGTGGAGACGCGTCACGGGCGCGGCAGACCGGGGGCACGGGCCTGGGGCTGTCGATCGCGCGGGCCATCGTCGAGGCGCACGGCGGCACGATCGGGGTGCGCAGCACACCGGGCGACACGACCTTCGAGGTGCGACTGCCGCTGCGGCACGCCGGCACGGCCTGA
- a CDS encoding ribose-phosphate diphosphokinase, which translates to MGRKKKTVDLDRVNGIAPGLVAKTKKRLVVAAGRSHRELAAQVAEQLGTELAPTEHRTFASGEIYTRFEVSIRGCDVFVIQSFGPPVNEWLMELLIMLDALKRASAKRITVVAPYFPYSRQDKKGRGREPISARLITDLLTTAGADRIMSVDLHAAQIQGFFNGPVDHLFAKPVLLEYFRQHLSEDDRATLTVVSPDMGRVRVADTWSDSLGAPLAIIHKRRDPKVANQVTVHEIVGEVSGRTCLLVDDMIDTGGTIVKAAQALKEAGARKVIVAATHAIFSPPAIERLQDAAIDQVVVTDTVPIPADERFDGLTVLSIAPLLARAIREVFEDGSVTSMFGGEA; encoded by the coding sequence ATGGGTCGCAAGAAGAAGACGGTTGATCTCGATCGGGTCAACGGCATCGCCCCCGGCTTGGTCGCCAAGACGAAGAAGCGTCTCGTCGTCGCCGCCGGGCGCTCGCACCGCGAGCTGGCGGCCCAGGTCGCGGAACAACTGGGCACGGAACTCGCCCCCACCGAGCACCGCACCTTCGCGTCGGGCGAGATCTACACGCGCTTCGAGGTGTCGATCCGCGGATGCGACGTCTTCGTCATCCAGTCCTTCGGCCCGCCGGTCAACGAGTGGCTCATGGAGCTGCTCATCATGCTCGACGCGCTCAAGCGCGCGTCGGCCAAGCGCATCACCGTCGTGGCGCCGTACTTCCCGTACTCGCGCCAGGACAAGAAGGGCCGCGGTCGCGAGCCGATCAGCGCGCGCCTGATCACCGACCTGCTCACCACCGCCGGCGCCGACCGCATCATGAGCGTCGACCTGCACGCCGCGCAGATCCAGGGCTTCTTCAACGGCCCGGTGGATCACCTGTTCGCCAAGCCCGTGCTGCTGGAGTACTTCCGCCAGCACCTCAGCGAGGACGACCGGGCGACGCTGACGGTCGTCTCACCCGACATGGGCCGCGTGCGCGTCGCCGACACCTGGTCGGACAGCCTCGGCGCTCCGCTTGCCATCATCCACAAGCGGCGCGACCCGAAGGTCGCCAACCAGGTCACGGTGCACGAGATCGTCGGTGAGGTCTCCGGCCGCACGTGCCTGCTGGTGGACGACATGATCGACACCGGCGGCACCATCGTCAAGGCCGCGCAGGCGCTCAAGGAGGCCGGCGCGAGGAAGGTCATCGTCGCCGCGACGCACGCGATCTTCAGCCCGCCGGCGATCGAGCGGCTGCAGGACGCCGCGATCGACCAGGTCGTGGTCACCGACACCGTGCCGATCCCCGCCGACGAGCGGTTCGACGGTCTGACCGTGCTCTCCATCGCGCCGCTGCTGGCCCGTGCCATCCGCGAGGTCTTCGAAGACGGCTCCGTGACCAGCATGTTCGGCGGCGAGGCCTGA
- a CDS encoding FAD-dependent oxidoreductase codes for MIGALTAGWTRVFGVLGRLSSYRLVLLSLAALAAIAVVLSLAGLVGPGPLELIVTALVLAVVCVVVDVALHRMLRVPPRVESSLITAAILLFVLFPTLDPAGLAGIALAGAVASLSKYLLAWRGRHVFNPAAVGAAALTLVGIAVPALGASAWWVGTPAMAAPVLVLGVAVLWRTEKLRMVAGFWVIAAGVAFLRAVALDSAAGVEVDALAILTQVTLSSPYLFLGAFMLSEPLTMPPRRWQQFAVAALVGVLAGWPIDVGAFTLGQEFALLAGNAFAFAFTWRAAVRLVLEGRRDVTPTVRELTFRARRPFAFRPGQYLELEVPHRRPDARGTRREFSIASAPGEMPVVRIAFKEGSKSSYKRALAEVPVGATLAVTGVWGDFLLPTRSTAPLLLVAAGIGVTPFVSQLRHLVATEADRDIVLIYVASDASELAYREEIERSGIPVVVYSRDAPPDLPAQWRWAGRGVRVDAEGLLRMVPDITARHAYISGPPALLADLAPALDRARSLTTDAFSGY; via the coding sequence GTGATCGGTGCACTCACGGCGGGCTGGACGCGCGTGTTCGGCGTCCTGGGTCGCCTTTCCAGCTACCGCCTCGTGCTGCTGTCGCTGGCGGCTCTCGCCGCGATCGCCGTCGTGCTCTCGCTCGCGGGCCTGGTGGGCCCTGGGCCGCTGGAGCTCATCGTGACGGCGCTCGTGCTGGCCGTGGTGTGCGTGGTCGTCGACGTCGCGCTGCACCGGATGCTGCGGGTGCCGCCGCGGGTGGAATCCTCCCTCATCACCGCCGCCATCTTGCTGTTCGTGCTGTTCCCCACGCTGGATCCGGCGGGGCTGGCCGGCATCGCGCTCGCCGGTGCCGTGGCATCCCTGTCGAAGTACCTGCTCGCGTGGCGCGGACGCCATGTCTTCAACCCCGCCGCGGTGGGTGCGGCCGCGCTGACCCTCGTGGGCATCGCCGTGCCCGCGCTGGGCGCCTCGGCGTGGTGGGTGGGCACTCCCGCGATGGCCGCCCCCGTGCTCGTCCTGGGTGTCGCGGTGCTGTGGCGCACCGAGAAGCTGCGGATGGTCGCGGGGTTCTGGGTCATCGCCGCCGGGGTGGCGTTCCTGCGGGCCGTGGCGCTGGACTCCGCCGCCGGCGTGGAGGTGGATGCCCTCGCCATCCTCACGCAGGTGACGTTGTCATCGCCGTATCTGTTCCTGGGTGCCTTCATGCTGTCCGAACCGCTCACGATGCCCCCGCGCCGCTGGCAGCAGTTCGCCGTCGCCGCGCTGGTGGGTGTGCTCGCCGGCTGGCCGATCGATGTGGGCGCGTTCACCCTCGGGCAGGAGTTCGCCCTGCTCGCGGGCAACGCCTTCGCCTTCGCCTTCACGTGGCGCGCGGCCGTGCGGCTCGTGCTCGAGGGGCGGCGAGACGTGACGCCGACGGTGCGCGAGCTGACCTTCCGTGCCCGGCGCCCATTCGCCTTCCGGCCGGGGCAGTACCTCGAGCTCGAGGTCCCGCACCGCCGCCCGGATGCCCGCGGCACGCGGCGGGAGTTCTCGATCGCCTCCGCTCCGGGGGAGATGCCCGTCGTGCGGATCGCCTTCAAGGAGGGCTCCAAATCCAGCTACAAGCGAGCGCTCGCCGAGGTGCCGGTGGGCGCGACGCTCGCGGTGACCGGCGTGTGGGGCGACTTCCTCCTGCCCACTCGCAGCACCGCGCCGCTGCTGCTGGTGGCCGCCGGCATCGGGGTGACGCCGTTCGTGTCGCAGCTGCGTCATCTCGTCGCCACGGAGGCGGACCGCGACATCGTGCTGATCTACGTCGCCTCGGATGCGTCGGAGCTGGCATACCGCGAGGAGATCGAGCGCTCGGGGATCCCGGTCGTGGTGTACTCCCGTGACGCGCCCCCCGATCTGCCGGCGCAGTGGCGGTGGGCAGGCCGCGGGGTGCGGGTGGACGCGGAAGGGCTCCTGCGCATGGTGCCCGACATCACCGCCCGCCACGCGTACATCTCCGGTCCGCCTGCGCTGCTGGCCGATCTGGCACCGGCGCTGGATCGTGCCCGCTCGCTCACGACCGACGCCTTCTCCGGGTACTGA